The DNA region AAACTATATGATAACTAACCATTAGTCAAGTCTTTTAATGGAAATGGATCTCTATTACGTATTGAACCTACATTTGCAAGTAgacaaaaacaaagcaaaaaaaaaaaaaaaaaaattagtggcaaaatttgaaaatataattgcGAAAATAATATGAGACAAATTATGCTATACAAGGTTTCTAACAAAAAACTAATTCCACTACATggaaaaatgtgtttttctaTTATTACCTTTGTTGCAGCTAGCACATTGAGATGGTGGTGTGTTAGAACTAATATTGGACTTTATTAAGTTACCACCTGCAAATTAATGAGTTGTGGccacaaattattatatatcaccaccatacataaattttgaaatttaaatattttttcaatagTGCTTCCAAAAAGATTGTTGTGCTTATGTGAAATACTTACTATTATTCAAAATGGTCAATGTTGTATTTATAGAGTTCTCAAACACGCCAAATACGTAGGGATCCGTGGTTTGCACATGATGTTCATTGTTTGTGCTGTTGTTTTCTGCATTGTGAAAGACCattaacaaaattatcaatCGATGTTTGTCATacatattaaacaaaaaaacacaTAGGAACTATAAAAagtctctatatataaaataagcaAGCATGATATattatacttataaaaaaaaattatatattttgcacACATTatcttataaaattatatgaaataGTTTTCACACATTGTCTTATAAAATTTTAGAGTATATATTTATAGactacaaattttaaaatatatatgtaatgtatgtatgtatatatatatatatatatatatatatatatatatatatatatatatacacgaaaaaTGAAATATCAATATAGCAAGCGTAGTCTTCATTTTGGATCTCCCTGACTGCACATCTCTTCCTCTCTACTCCTACCTCCATTTCTCTACTCCTATAAAAGAATATTTGTAACTCTAGAAAGCCAGATCTGTAATCCATGCCTATATCCCTCAAACTTGCGGTAACCGATAGACCATCTATGGACAGCGGCGACTTGAGGTACCGATTAAATTAGCAAAGTGTAGAAAAGGGTTTTGGTGGAAGACGAAGAACAATGAACTCGTAAGTttctgttaaaattttatttagtttttagttCGTAGATCTACGATTTCTGACAAATCTTAGTGAAATGCATGTGTTTGATTTGTTAACTTGCAGGATTCTTTTTTCGTTACTTCTGGTGAGAAAAAATACTACGGACGACTAGACTATGTACTGATCAGCTCAGATTTACAGTGAAAATGGATTTTCTACCTAAATtatttggtaatttttcaattcattttgttttgagTTTGACTCCAATACCAAATTTGccctaattaacaaaatttgtaatttgtctTACCTACTGACAATCATTTCAGTTCATTCCTCAATTAGAAGGTAAATTTCACCAAAATTTGTATTAAGTTGGCGTAAAGCTAATAAATTGCCCAAACTAacgaaatttgaaatttgtctaAGAAACTGAAGTTGATTTCAGTTTGTAGCTACAATAGAAGGTAATAGATTAATGAACTTTGACTACAATAGTTGTTGTGCCATCAAATTTAGGACTACACTTGCGTTTCTAGCTAAATCTGACCCTAAAGTCCATATGTTTTAATTTAGCTAACCTACTGAACTCTGTATTCTGCAATGTAATTATAACACTTAGCTTCAAAGATATTTGCACTCTAAATATCTAACCTACTGAAGTCTGTAATCTGCAATGTAAAAGAATAAAGGTGAGTACCTTTCTCATTAGATGGATGTTTCCTTTTAGTGCCTATGACCCCTGATTTGGTGAGCTTCCTCATGCTTGAAATTGCTAATTAGTTTTTCTGTGTCTCATGTACAGTGAATAGGTAGTATTTATATTGGGGTAAAAAGCAATATTAATGAGTGGGGCTTTTATTTTTCCAGAATGACATTGGAATACTAAATGACTTACAGGCAATTAATGATCTTAGTAGGATAATGATGATGAACTTTATGTGTAAGAAACTAATTACACTGATACTTAGGATTGATAATTTTTAACTGAAATTATCAACTAATTGTTAATTTAGTATACTACTTGGCAgctttaaaaaatcattttaaagcTATATCTcatgaataattcaattaattgtaaacattttattatgaactttatctattttttaatatttatccaCTGAGATTTGGTATCTATTCATTTGTGTTTCTCTGGTTTGGTTCTCATTGCATTGTCACCTGAAACCATCAAGAGAGGGTGATCATATAAAGCAATAACaccaataaaaaatatttacctTTGGGCTTCATCTTTCATTGTAGAAATCACTTTAATGGAAGCTGCCGAAGTTCCTTGGTGGATAGGAAGAACCTAAAGTAGATTTAGAAGATAAATGAAAGTGAAGTAACTGAAAAAAGAACCAAACAGTAGgctattttttttaacagaGTTACATCCAGATAGTGTCTgacaaaaaacatatataacacAAATTTTTTAACATAACATGTAAGATGTGACATGTGACATTGAGTAGTgtgttttttgaaaacatattttGGTCCTGGTCCCATCTGAAAATTGATTCTGGATTTTGGTTTTGCCCTCATTGGCATCTTTCAGTTGCAATCAAGCAAGTCAAAAAGCACTATTGCAGTTCAAAAAGTCATGCAGAAGCGTAAGGGTTTATTATCCAATGGCTGCTTGAGGAAGAAGCATTAGATGCTAATAAAGGTACAGTTTTGAGCATGTGATAATGTTTTAATGGTTTTTATTGTATTATACATGATAATAAATTTACTTAATAATGTCTACGACTTATGAACTCTCAAGAAAGCATTATATAAttctgtgaatgtagattttctgagtttttttttttttttttttgttttttttgtttttcaggtTTGAAACTTCTAAGCATGAAGACCTGTTACATCAGCAAGACTGGAAATTAATGGAGATTCAAGGATACTGTCCTAAGGAGTACATTAGAAACTAATCCTACTCTGTTTTAACTATTTTCCATACTGTGTAGAGCATTGTCAGCCTAATGTCTTCTATTTGGTCATGCATTGGAATTTCTAATTGTTGATGTCACTATGTCAGTTTATATGCTAAGGATGAATCAAGAACACAACTGACATACTTTTAGTGGAGCCGAGAGATAAGTCACCTATACTATTcttaattagttattaattcCAATGTGAGATTAATGTTTTTTCTTGTAGTAATAGAAGAACATGTAGTGATTGTCTTGATTTAGAATTTGTGTGAATGTAGGAGAAAGCAATTTACAGTCATGATGTGCTAAGTCCGTTTATTTTGTGGTAATATAAGACATAGAGTGATTTTGTTGATTTAGTATTGTAATACCTGGTTATTTTACTATATGGTTCATAATTATACTAGTTtattagtatattattttatgtgaCCTAAAATCATGTGAGACTAGTTTGGCTCTCCTTTATTTCTAATCTAAGATAGTAATTAATTTCTTAGTAAactaatatatgtttttatagATATGTACGTATATTCACTACTgctctaatatatataaattaaacttgagttaatatatttatgtgttaATAGACGAACGTACAAGCGCAAAGAAAGgacagaaataaataaataaataaaaataaaaacctaaTTATATCTCCTCATTATCAGTAGCTTTCCAAAACCCTTCCCTTCCTCCTTCATTAGCCGACACCATACTCTTCTCTTTTCTCAATCGGCTTCACCaacgaaagaaaaaaaaaaaaaaaaaaaaaactctgcaTATCATCTTTCGTTTCTCACCTTCGTCATCATCGTCGATCATCATAATCAATTCGCGCCCCTTCTCTATCCGAAGGTGAAATCGAGGCAGAACAAGTGTAGGGGTTTAAGGGTTTTGGTTGATTTTAGAATACACGTAAGATTTACGTctacttaaaatttatttaccccaaatcaaattatttaatatgtgtttatgtgaaaatctaattttgatattttagatTAATTGCTACATGATTCATGATCTTCGTGAATATTGTATTCTAAATGATAATTGTTTGATTGTGACGTGATAATCAGTATATGAATTCATATTAATTGAATTGTATtggtaaataatatttttgaattaagtatgttcgtatatatatataattgtgcgTGAGTACTGTATATGAGAGaatgattaataaatataatttatttggtTTGCATTCTGTTTATATAATTGCATATACATTGCCTACAAAATATAGTGCTTTGTGAATTGCTGTATTAAaccatttcatcattttcatacTGATTATAATCtatatgtttttaatatatttgtttggCAATTAGGTATAAAGAATTAGTATgcagtatattatttatttggtatattattatttagtacaataattAGGCCTGAATCATGTGCATATGGTATTTGGTGATTTATATTTCATTTGAGGCATGATAATTAGTACAAAAGTTATAGATACAAGTGTAAGGTTGGATGAGCTACTTGGGTGCAATGATTTTTGATATAAGATGTGAACTTTGAGAGTTAaagatatatatgttttgtcatGGGGATGGTGCcatttgatatttttacctTGAGGAGTGAGCAGTGATGTAAAAGCTGACTCACTAGGGGGTTTTATAACTTCCctgttattttgaggagtgagCAGTGACTTGAAAGCTGACTCACTAGGGAGCCGAGAAAAACTCCCTGTTTATAAGcatttatttttgagaacttgaaaatcattcatttggtaCCCATTTCTCCTTGACGATAGGTATATATCAAGTGTTgatgttttgagaaattttgaaatgtattgTTGTAAGAATCTCTCTTCGAAAGAGGATAATTGAGAGGTTGGAATTctttctttggttattattttatgaacttggaagtgattcttttgatttgggaaTTGTTGGTGGTTACTTAATTagggatttaaaatatctctttggtgactatattatgatttaaagaaatttgagtATTGATGGTATTATGAAATGTATTGAGGAATTGATTATATGAAAATGTTGAGATACAGGTTATATGGAGAATATTGAGAAAAGAGTGGTTGAATGGATTTGGATTATGGATAGGCAATGCCTTGATCTCCTAGGAATTTTGtgggtatatttatatatactttaatgtGTGATTTCCTCAAGTTACATTTTAATTGGTTGAAATTTATTGATATTGATGAGAATAAAATTGCTAAAGGGGTTATTGAATGTGTTAATTACATGCTCCTATTTGTtatgtgctatgtgcaaaatgttttacagggtggagtaagtcttaccagccgtcgtgctgactttgtttccccTTTAGTTAATTTTGCAAGTGATGATTGCATAATTTGGAGCATGAGAGCGATTTACACCTTTCTAGATTAGTATTtggagttttattttattagataatcTAGAGGTTGTATTTAATAGAAATGTATTTAGTTCATTGTACTAGTATAAGTTATGGGTTATttttagtagttgttttagcctgtgcgtttagaTATAAGTTGTATCTAAACGtggttttagcctgtgcgtttagatataagttgtatctaaacgtggcggtagcatccctatttagatataagttgtatctaaacgtggcggtagcatccctatttTCTATCGTTTTGTTTTGGGCTTCCGcaattataagatatttttaattaaataaactcctttttataaaatatttcggTTTaaaaaaatgggggtgttacaagtatTTGTGTAAATCAATCGTAGAAGGACATTTACAGTCATGATGTGCtaagttcttttattttttgagtaatatAAGAGAATATAGTGATTTTATTGATTTAGAATTTGTGTAAAACTAAAGATAATTAAAACAGTGAACTAAACAAATACTATAGATAAGAAACATTGAATACATTCCTAATAATTCAATCTAATATTGTATATCTATAGAGAACTGCACTACATACTTAGTGTATACAGTCTTGCTAGGTTATAGCAGTGCTCCAAGCTTCTACTTTGCCCTTACACCTTGAATCCTgcaacaatgaaaaaaaaaaattccaacagtGGTTTTGTCAAACAATccacatttttttaatgtggTTAATGTTATACTCCTAGAAATCCATGTTATGGTTTGACctgcaacattttttttaatacaaaaatcataATGAATAACATAGTTCAACCATACCCAAATTTGGGTGTACagtttaaaacaaaaaacaacagcGCAAACAAAATATAAGTGTCATACACCATCGTAACACAATTGTCCATCAAAAACACTCATAGAAAATAGTCAATCAATCTTCTCTAACTTCACATGGCATTGCTTCACTTTCTTTCCACCCTTGGTTGAGGAAAATGAATCAAGCAAACAACGCTTGACCGGTCCATCAGTAGTACAATCAGTACTACTCGTTGGGGCCAACATAGCAACAGGACTCTCCGCTTCATCACTCTCAAAACCCTAACCATTgaaaacatatattaacaaaagttaATATTTATGTGCAGGACCAATTATTATCTACatttagttaaaaataatattacctCTAAAAATTTATCATCCCCCTCACTTATAGGGCATTCAGAGTTACAGTCATTTTCATGTAAACTTAGAAGATCAGGGCAGTGTTGTTGCAGCACAATATGGTCAGTGTTAATTCTAAGAATAGGAAATGGGATATTACGACGAACAAACTGGTCCTTCTTTGCTGAAATCTTGAAAAGCATTGTCCTCCCTACCAGTTCAAATATCTCCTTTATGTGTCCAAGGTTCTGAAAAAATAAAGATGCAATTAAGTTTTAAGTTCTgaaaatttaaatctaaaatgaaaatatgcataagaAATGTAGAAAAAACTTACATTCACATTTCTTTCATATAGGTCTTCTGCTGCAAGACCTAGCAAATCCATGCATTCTCTATCGCATAGCAAAAAGGATGCAGTACCCTTCATGTCAACCATACGTACTCTAATTTTATACTTTGTAATGCTACCCTCTggaattttattacatttgaaaCACTTATTGACACCCTCAGAAAGTTTGAGTTTTTTATTGCAACCCTTATTAGGACAGGAAATATAAAACCAATCACTTGGATTTTCAACACCATTTATCCTTGCAGCTATCCAAAAGTCACCAAActggaaaaaaatttaatacagaaattaaaataatgaataagatctacaaatgtaatttatttgtaattaccTGTTCATTGTCATAGAGATCAGTAATGCTAGACATGGAAGCTATACTGCGCATGGGTGTTTGCTGTGAGAGCTCTGTCatgatgtaaattaaaaaaaaagagttaataacgaatataaaaaaaaaagttttatgtTAAGAGGCATCAGTGAATGTAAACTTACATTTCTTTAAATTGTTGCATTTCAGGGCCGTCAATATTAAAGTGAATTTGAGTGACATCAATGGAAGAGCAGATTTTTACATCACCATCTGACAATATCTCTGTGTATGTTAGTATAGGTATACATCTAGAATTTAATTTAAACTACTTTGATAAACAACTCAGTGACTTACCTCTAACACCAATTTTCAGTCTACAAAACTGGATCAAAACATACAGAGGCTCATTACCAGGAGATTGATAGAAAGGCTCAATTTTTGCAACATGTTCATCCCAGAATGTACAGGTTAGACGATTACCCCTATTTTTTAaagcaatcaaatgaaaatatttagtCAAGTAAAGATGCATGGTACTTATGTTTACAAATActacctctgtcccattttgtttgtctgattcggttaacgaggcttgactgaaattatttttaattcaaattttcaaaatattaagtttagtattagtatataaaatttatatatttagaaactacatcaaaagtactattaaacacaaaaaatcaaatttaaaaataattaaaaattattaaagaaaataagcaatgaagaaagagttgatttgaccaatgaatagtaaacaggacaggtaaaatgggacagaggaagTAGTAAATACTTTACTTACTGTGAATCTTCTATCACAAAGTCAATTAGTCTAGTACCAATGGTCTTCTGTTGTGGAGCATATATTTGAACCACACGACCAATTAAATCTATACGAAAAGCTCTTTGTcaaaaaatgcaagaaaatagtaaaaattttcTAAACTATTTTATGGACTGAAATCATAGTTTTGAATGCTTACCAAATAGATCTTTGTCATTTAAGGTTGGGTTACTCCTCAAACTTTGGAATGCCCTTATTCTGTACATGTGTCTGGGGAAATTTGCAGATCTATATTCTTTCATAATAGTCTCACCATTGAATTGCA from Ipomoea triloba cultivar NCNSP0323 chromosome 6, ASM357664v1 includes:
- the LOC116023455 gene encoding uncharacterized protein LOC116023455, with amino-acid sequence MDMNMEVVNGGMEMGKSMELGNGMLVEVVDDDNDKDLMMVKVVDDDNDKDNHMGTVIHANIPKDILPKFLNSFVEGDVYCVKNFFVVANWHTYKTNLIGRVVQIYAPQQKTIGTRLIDFVIEDSQGNRLTCTFWDEHVAKIEPFYQSPGNEPLYVLIQFCRLKIGVRELSQQTPMRSIASMSSITDLYDNEQFGDFWIAARINGVENPSDWFYISCPNKGCNKKLKLSEGVNKCFKCNKIPEGSITKYKIRVRMVDMKGTASFLLCDRECMDLLGLAAEDLYERNVNNLGHIKEIFELVGRTMLFKISAKKDQFVRRNIPFPILRINTDHIVLQQHCPDLLSLHENDCNSECPISEGDDKFLEGFESDEAESPVAMLAPTSSTDCTTDGPVKRCLLDSFSSTKGGKKVKQCHVKLEKID